A single Arcanobacterium canis DNA region contains:
- the aceE gene encoding pyruvate dehydrogenase (acetyl-transferring), homodimeric type: protein MSESLDRPTIDGLLNQVPDSDREETREWLESLDGMIDANGGERASFILKELKARAASRGVATTDDLNTPYVNTIPVSEQPQYPGNEELEHEFRSWTRWNAAVMVTRQQRDGIHVGGHISSFAAQATLYDVGLNHFFRGKDSEDGGDQIFWQGHSSPGNYARAFLEGRLSEADLDSFRQQASRFSGGRGMPSYPHPRQMDDFWEFPTVSLGLGPISAIYQAWFNRYMLERGIKDTSKQHVWAFLGDGEMDEPESRGLIHFASYQNLDNLTFVVSANLQRLDGPVRGNGKIVQELEAEFRGAGWDVIKVLWGREWDELFAKDKDGALTSLVNNTLDGDFQTFSANDGGYFRENFFGRDPRTKALVSDLSDDQIFGLRRGGHDSEKIYAAYKRAMDTKGKPTVILAQTIKGYELGSNFTARNGAHQMKKLNTMDLHGLRETLGLTDIPESSLEDPFNAPYYVPDHNSEAWKYIMDRRAALGGPLPKRAPFVGGVELPDAKHYDVLKKGSGKQEVATTMGFVRLLKELMRDKKFGHRFVPIIPDEARTFGMEAMFPTAKIFNTRGQEYTAVDHDMLLSYKESTKGQIMHTGITEAGSVAAFQAAGTSYSTHKYPMVPVYIFYSMFGFQRTGDQFWAAGDQLTRGFILGATAGRTTLTGEGLQHMDGNSQVLASTNKAIVSYDPAYAYEIRHIVKDGIERMYGDGSDGRDQNVMYYLTVYNEPIHQPAEPEDVDVEGILRGIHKIDQAEGNGPRVNLLASGVGVPWAREAREMLKNDWGVDANVFSVTSWYELRRDGLEADEHNFLHPEEAPREAYLHAKLKGESGPFIATSDFDKQTQDSIRPWMPSDYYVLGADGFGISDMRRAARRHFFIDSASMVVRALQALADRGEIDRSKIGEAIAKYDLFNPQKGTSGKE, encoded by the coding sequence GTGAGTGAATCATTGGATAGGCCCACAATTGACGGCCTCCTGAACCAGGTTCCCGATTCCGACCGCGAGGAAACCCGCGAATGGCTGGAGTCTCTGGATGGCATGATCGACGCCAACGGCGGCGAACGAGCAAGCTTCATCCTGAAGGAGCTCAAGGCTCGCGCCGCTTCACGCGGTGTTGCAACCACCGATGACCTTAACACCCCATATGTCAACACCATTCCCGTTTCCGAACAGCCACAGTATCCGGGTAACGAAGAACTCGAGCATGAGTTCCGTAGCTGGACCCGCTGGAACGCTGCCGTTATGGTGACCCGCCAGCAGCGCGATGGCATCCACGTTGGCGGACACATTTCCTCATTCGCCGCTCAGGCAACCCTCTACGACGTAGGTTTGAACCACTTCTTCCGCGGCAAGGACAGCGAAGACGGCGGCGATCAGATTTTCTGGCAGGGGCATTCCTCGCCGGGTAACTATGCGCGCGCCTTCCTTGAAGGCCGTCTGAGCGAAGCGGACCTGGATTCATTCCGCCAGCAAGCATCACGCTTCTCGGGCGGACGCGGTATGCCGTCCTACCCGCACCCGCGCCAGATGGACGACTTCTGGGAGTTCCCGACAGTATCCCTGGGTCTTGGCCCGATTTCTGCGATCTACCAGGCATGGTTTAACCGTTACATGCTTGAGCGCGGCATCAAAGACACCTCGAAGCAGCATGTATGGGCATTCCTGGGCGACGGCGAAATGGACGAGCCCGAATCGCGTGGTCTGATCCACTTCGCCTCCTACCAGAACCTCGACAACTTGACTTTCGTTGTCTCGGCGAACCTCCAGCGCCTCGACGGCCCCGTCCGCGGCAACGGCAAGATTGTCCAAGAACTTGAAGCAGAGTTCCGAGGCGCCGGCTGGGATGTCATCAAGGTCCTGTGGGGCCGTGAATGGGACGAACTGTTCGCAAAAGATAAGGACGGCGCCCTCACGTCGTTGGTGAATAACACTCTCGACGGTGATTTCCAGACTTTCTCTGCAAACGACGGCGGCTACTTCCGCGAGAACTTCTTCGGTCGCGATCCGCGCACGAAAGCGCTCGTCTCGGACCTGTCTGACGATCAGATCTTCGGTCTGCGCCGCGGTGGCCACGACTCTGAGAAGATCTACGCCGCGTACAAGCGCGCAATGGATACCAAGGGCAAGCCAACCGTGATCCTCGCCCAGACAATCAAGGGCTACGAACTCGGTTCGAACTTCACCGCTCGTAACGGCGCACACCAGATGAAGAAACTCAACACGATGGACCTTCATGGTCTGCGGGAGACTCTGGGCCTGACCGATATCCCGGAGTCGTCACTCGAAGATCCGTTCAACGCTCCGTACTACGTACCAGATCACAACTCCGAGGCGTGGAAGTACATCATGGATCGCCGTGCAGCACTCGGAGGCCCGCTTCCCAAGCGCGCTCCCTTCGTCGGCGGCGTCGAGCTTCCGGATGCCAAGCACTACGATGTGTTGAAGAAGGGCTCTGGAAAGCAGGAAGTCGCCACCACGATGGGGTTCGTGCGTCTCCTCAAGGAGCTCATGCGCGACAAGAAGTTCGGCCACCGTTTCGTGCCGATCATTCCTGACGAAGCTCGTACTTTCGGCATGGAGGCAATGTTCCCCACGGCCAAGATCTTCAACACGCGCGGCCAGGAATACACTGCTGTGGACCACGACATGCTCTTGTCCTACAAGGAATCTACCAAGGGCCAGATCATGCACACCGGCATTACAGAGGCTGGCTCGGTGGCAGCGTTCCAGGCAGCAGGTACGTCCTACTCAACCCACAAGTACCCGATGGTGCCTGTTTACATCTTCTATTCGATGTTCGGATTCCAGCGCACTGGCGATCAATTCTGGGCAGCAGGCGATCAGTTGACGCGTGGCTTCATCCTCGGTGCGACGGCTGGCCGTACGACGCTCACCGGCGAAGGCCTGCAGCACATGGACGGAAACTCGCAGGTCCTTGCGTCAACTAACAAGGCGATCGTTTCCTACGATCCGGCTTACGCCTACGAGATTCGCCATATTGTCAAGGACGGCATCGAGCGCATGTACGGTGACGGTAGCGACGGACGCGATCAGAACGTCATGTACTACCTCACTGTCTATAATGAGCCGATCCACCAGCCAGCTGAGCCGGAAGACGTCGATGTTGAGGGTATCCTGCGTGGTATCCACAAGATTGACCAGGCCGAAGGCAATGGTCCACGCGTGAATCTTCTCGCTTCAGGCGTCGGTGTGCCGTGGGCACGTGAGGCTCGCGAAATGCTGAAGAACGACTGGGGCGTTGACGCCAACGTCTTCTCCGTGACGTCGTGGTACGAATTGCGTCGTGACGGTCTGGAAGCTGACGAGCATAACTTCCTCCATCCTGAGGAAGCTCCTCGTGAGGCTTATCTACACGCCAAGCTCAAGGGCGAATCGGGCCCGTTCATCGCGACGTCTGATTTTGACAAGCAGACACAGGATTCGATCCGCCCATGGATGCCAAGTGACTACTACGTCCTCGGTGCCGACGGCTTTGGTATCTCGGATATGCGCCGCGCTGCTCGCCGCCACTTCTTCATTGATTCAGCATCGATGGTAGTCCGTGCGCTTCAGGCACTGGCTGATCGAGGCGAAATCGATCGTTCTAAGATCGGCGAGGCCATCGCGAAGTACGACCTCTTCAACCCGCAGAAGGGTACGTCTGGTAAGGAGTAG
- a CDS encoding DUF3052 family protein, translating to MSTTTALELGFSSGAIVQEFGYDDDVDFDLRDLIEEAIGSAMEDEDYTAVADSVLAWWRSDDGDTDDLTDYLVDCAASLEGASIIWLAIPARGVAGHVNATDVDEAARTAGMNATSSHGLKSDWMLYRIAARGK from the coding sequence GTGTCAACAACCACAGCGCTCGAGCTGGGCTTTTCATCGGGTGCGATTGTGCAGGAGTTTGGTTACGACGACGACGTCGATTTCGATCTCAGAGATCTGATCGAAGAGGCCATTGGTTCCGCGATGGAAGACGAAGACTATACGGCCGTTGCGGATTCGGTTCTCGCGTGGTGGCGTAGTGATGATGGCGATACGGACGATCTTACGGATTACCTTGTTGATTGTGCGGCATCGCTTGAGGGCGCATCGATTATCTGGCTTGCGATCCCCGCACGTGGTGTGGCAGGCCATGTGAATGCGACGGATGTTGATGAAGCCGCTCGTACAGCAGGAATGAACGCTACTTCTTCCCACGGTTTGAAATCTGATTGGATGCTGTACCGCATTGCTGCTCGCGGAAAGTAA
- a CDS encoding immunoglobulin-like domain-containing protein yields the protein MTKVLSFVLAFFLGFTGFVAPLAANADTPAPHYYSTKAEPMFYGAAKITLPRGFPFDPSDTRFRSFVKDFEDGDLTQKVTSSSNVNTSIAGEYALNYSVTDSHGNSAQRTVPVTVVGDPQAQVEVEWDIYARPNTWNIRSVGINRGDRSDRQHIGLYLAANDTIEARIIGQSPDLRVNFLTANKGQESTITLKKGGNWTTLKNVKNGQSYPSVPQVYSPELAKDATDISQTYRIALRYPSSAKMLNYYRAGDEEIKFRTKWKKSGAQYAVVENDYVSVLTGISAESKLTTFKRGFKTLNQFLQYYANVIEMMDSGIGLSLHPSNALDQNVRTRYTIRPVGANGWAAYYSEDHVGISNADAASFYEMNWGGLHELGHGYQGRFGQGKMFLNETSNNIFAHYIQQTPSVYFHGPYGFNMNDQDVKANKLRIDKGKNFSNYGSGAYDGASERLYAVVNLLDGFEGLKTYAKIFQWYRSEVNAGRDYDNQDVYARAIAAIYGVNVIPYLEKWGLRVSDATKSALYDRDLPLANMLGEILNGDNLAKAKSTMSSKRTWQVVKNKDLPDVASSLTVRFEIDKSQLLEGKSVSLKSGDKTVATARISGAKATFTGIPVGTYVLQLPILSDYESGYNWVDVKDTGSEVKYVYRPFSSQILPNLKLRLAGIYHTFGYQLQFARDMKSAKIAFRGSSMGNAAPAVKIFDTKGVLVDTQVVTKASDGNYYFNHSQGTKNISLQKGYRIEVSHHAPGNVTVFDENTNTVVAGLNPKTKTTTYIVEPYGLRLTSQNEDQAREMYYQKLKEPAVKTIRNYQNSVRDEILADPYKDLGTKNQVRKAFAMLRGPHQAQFADFIEKISANQQKSQDAPDQGPDLSPEVVHNRSVFYWTPIF from the coding sequence ATGACAAAGGTTCTCTCGTTCGTCCTAGCTTTTTTCCTAGGATTTACTGGTTTTGTTGCCCCTCTTGCCGCAAACGCGGATACTCCTGCGCCGCACTATTACAGTACGAAGGCAGAACCGATGTTTTATGGAGCTGCAAAAATTACGCTTCCACGCGGTTTTCCTTTCGATCCATCTGATACGCGTTTTCGCTCGTTCGTAAAGGATTTTGAAGACGGGGATCTAACACAAAAGGTGACATCTTCGTCAAATGTCAACACTAGTATTGCAGGGGAATATGCGCTCAACTATTCCGTTACAGATTCGCACGGCAATAGCGCACAGCGCACAGTTCCCGTCACTGTTGTTGGGGATCCACAGGCTCAGGTGGAGGTAGAATGGGATATCTATGCCCGTCCCAATACGTGGAATATTCGCTCTGTTGGTATTAATCGTGGGGATCGCTCGGATCGCCAACACATCGGGCTCTACTTAGCTGCTAACGACACCATTGAGGCACGTATCATCGGTCAGTCACCAGATCTGCGAGTGAATTTCTTAACGGCTAACAAAGGGCAAGAATCCACGATCACGCTCAAAAAAGGTGGTAACTGGACAACGTTGAAAAATGTCAAGAATGGACAGTCCTATCCGAGTGTTCCACAGGTTTATTCGCCAGAACTTGCCAAAGATGCCACCGATATTTCCCAGACGTATCGAATTGCATTGCGTTACCCTTCGTCTGCAAAAATGCTTAATTACTACCGAGCTGGTGATGAAGAGATAAAATTTCGTACTAAATGGAAGAAATCGGGCGCTCAGTACGCCGTCGTCGAAAATGACTATGTCAGTGTATTAACTGGAATTTCTGCTGAATCTAAACTCACCACTTTTAAACGCGGATTTAAAACTCTTAATCAGTTTCTACAGTATTACGCTAACGTCATTGAGATGATGGATAGTGGAATCGGACTTTCGCTCCACCCATCGAATGCATTAGACCAAAACGTGCGCACACGCTATACGATTCGCCCCGTTGGAGCCAATGGTTGGGCTGCTTACTACAGCGAAGACCACGTTGGTATTTCCAATGCAGATGCCGCCTCATTTTACGAGATGAATTGGGGAGGTTTGCACGAACTTGGCCACGGCTATCAAGGCAGGTTCGGACAGGGAAAAATGTTCTTAAACGAAACCTCGAACAATATTTTTGCCCATTACATTCAACAAACTCCGTCTGTTTACTTCCACGGCCCATACGGTTTTAATATGAACGATCAAGATGTCAAGGCTAATAAGTTGCGCATCGATAAGGGCAAGAACTTTTCCAACTATGGTAGCGGTGCCTACGATGGAGCATCTGAGCGGCTGTATGCTGTGGTTAACCTTCTCGATGGTTTTGAAGGACTCAAAACTTACGCAAAGATTTTCCAGTGGTATCGCAGCGAAGTAAATGCAGGGCGCGATTATGATAATCAGGATGTCTATGCTCGCGCAATCGCCGCGATTTACGGTGTTAACGTTATTCCGTACCTTGAAAAATGGGGGTTGAGGGTTTCAGATGCAACAAAATCTGCTCTCTACGACCGCGATCTTCCACTAGCAAATATGCTCGGTGAGATTCTGAACGGCGATAACTTGGCAAAAGCGAAATCCACCATGAGTTCAAAGCGCACCTGGCAAGTTGTTAAGAATAAAGATCTCCCTGATGTGGCCTCTTCTTTGACTGTGAGATTCGAGATCGATAAGTCCCAGCTTCTTGAAGGCAAGAGTGTTTCTCTCAAGTCTGGCGATAAGACTGTAGCGACGGCGAGGATTTCTGGCGCTAAAGCCACCTTCACAGGGATTCCTGTTGGAACCTATGTTTTGCAATTGCCAATTCTTTCCGATTATGAATCAGGATATAACTGGGTTGATGTTAAAGATACTGGGTCTGAAGTGAAGTATGTCTACCGTCCATTTTCTTCACAGATTCTTCCCAATCTGAAGCTACGACTAGCTGGTATCTACCACACTTTCGGTTATCAATTACAGTTTGCGCGGGATATGAAGAGTGCAAAGATTGCCTTCCGTGGATCAAGCATGGGCAATGCGGCACCGGCTGTGAAAATTTTTGACACAAAAGGTGTCCTTGTTGATACACAGGTAGTGACGAAAGCCAGCGATGGAAACTACTACTTTAATCACAGTCAAGGAACGAAGAACATTTCGCTGCAAAAAGGTTATCGTATTGAGGTTTCCCATCACGCTCCAGGAAATGTAACAGTTTTCGATGAGAATACGAATACTGTGGTTGCCGGCTTGAACCCCAAGACGAAAACGACGACCTATATCGTTGAGCCCTATGGTTTGCGCCTTACTAGTCAAAATGAAGATCAAGCACGGGAGATGTATTACCAAAAGCTCAAAGAACCGGCTGTGAAGACGATTCGCAATTATCAAAATTCAGTTCGCGATGAGATACTTGCCGATCCCTACAAAGATCTTGGCACAAAGAATCAAGTGCGCAAGGCATTTGCGATGCTTCGCGGACCGCACCAGGCTCAATTTGCTGATTTCATTGAGAAAATCTCCGCCAATCAGCAGAAATCTCAAGACGCTCCTGATCAAGGACCGGATCTGTCACCAGAGGTAGTGCATAACAGATCTGTGTTTTACTGGACACCAATATTTTAG
- a CDS encoding ABC transporter ATP-binding protein gives MTLLRIVRQFMVGRIHLVAAIVALQLVQIAFSLWLPSINATIIDDGVLAGHTQLIWTQGLLMLLVSLLQITAMVGAIYIGSKTAMAFGRDLRRGVFTHVQSFSATDAHHFGAPSLITRATNDIQQIQMVILLTFTIMVMAPIMGVGGVVMAIRQDAPLAWVLAIAVPVLFIIIGWVMAYLVPTYRVLQERIDAINTRLREQLTGVRVIRAFVRQKAERDKFDQANSDLRSTWLKIGLLWAVLIPSSQLVVGLSSTAVVWFGGHRIASGQMQVGALTAYISYLMMILVSVMMSGMMAMLLPRGEVCAKRVNEILQTTPSIVAPSTPDRLPDGAVTFEFDHVGLRYPGASASVFDDVSFTVAPGKTVGIIGSTGSGKTSLLRLFPRMIDATDGEIRAGGIPIKRLDPAELRQRIAMVPQKAFLFSGTIASNVSGHIRTGHKYDAERVTTALKAADAWEFVSKLADGLDATVESGGKNFSGGQRQRLTIARAIYKALPDASGLLGADIILFDDSFSALDYATDARLRAALPHYLTRVGVIIVAARVSTIRHADEILVLDGGGVVGKGTHEQLSATCSVYQEIVHSQITQEEAE, from the coding sequence GTGACTTTATTGCGCATCGTGCGGCAATTTATGGTGGGCCGCATACATTTGGTTGCCGCGATTGTCGCGCTACAGCTGGTGCAAATCGCCTTTAGCCTGTGGTTACCATCAATCAATGCCACGATCATTGACGACGGAGTGCTCGCTGGACACACACAGCTCATCTGGACACAAGGTCTTCTGATGCTCTTGGTCTCGTTGCTCCAGATTACTGCGATGGTAGGGGCAATTTATATTGGATCAAAAACGGCAATGGCCTTTGGTCGAGATCTGCGCCGCGGAGTGTTTACTCATGTGCAATCTTTTTCCGCCACAGATGCCCATCATTTTGGTGCGCCGTCACTGATCACTCGTGCAACAAATGATATTCAGCAAATCCAGATGGTCATTCTCCTCACCTTCACCATCATGGTGATGGCACCGATTATGGGCGTTGGAGGCGTGGTCATGGCAATTCGTCAAGATGCTCCGCTTGCTTGGGTTTTAGCGATCGCTGTCCCCGTTCTCTTCATCATTATCGGATGGGTCATGGCATACCTCGTCCCGACCTATCGCGTCTTGCAAGAACGAATCGACGCCATCAATACCCGGTTACGCGAACAGCTCACGGGAGTGCGAGTGATCCGAGCATTTGTTCGACAGAAAGCTGAACGAGACAAATTTGATCAGGCGAATAGTGATCTGCGCTCAACGTGGTTAAAAATCGGCTTACTCTGGGCAGTCTTGATCCCATCGTCTCAACTTGTCGTCGGTCTTTCCTCAACCGCCGTCGTGTGGTTCGGAGGCCACCGGATCGCATCAGGACAAATGCAAGTCGGCGCATTAACTGCCTATATTTCCTATCTCATGATGATTTTGGTATCCGTCATGATGAGCGGCATGATGGCAATGCTCCTTCCGCGAGGTGAAGTTTGTGCAAAACGTGTCAACGAAATTCTCCAAACCACACCATCGATCGTGGCGCCTTCCACCCCTGACCGCCTTCCGGACGGGGCTGTGACGTTCGAGTTCGATCACGTCGGTCTGCGATACCCCGGCGCATCAGCCTCTGTCTTCGATGACGTGTCCTTCACTGTGGCACCGGGAAAGACAGTGGGTATCATCGGCTCGACCGGATCAGGAAAAACATCACTTTTACGTCTCTTCCCACGAATGATTGACGCCACAGACGGCGAAATTCGAGCCGGAGGTATCCCCATCAAACGGTTGGATCCTGCTGAGCTTCGCCAACGCATTGCCATGGTCCCACAAAAAGCATTCCTCTTTTCTGGAACAATCGCGTCAAACGTTTCCGGCCACATTCGTACTGGCCACAAGTACGACGCTGAGCGTGTCACCACAGCGTTGAAAGCAGCCGATGCATGGGAATTCGTCAGTAAGCTCGCCGACGGGCTCGACGCAACGGTCGAATCCGGAGGAAAGAACTTCTCTGGTGGTCAGCGTCAACGACTGACCATCGCTCGCGCAATCTACAAAGCGCTTCCAGACGCATCTGGACTTCTGGGAGCAGACATCATTCTTTTCGATGACTCCTTCTCTGCTCTTGACTACGCAACCGACGCCCGTCTGCGCGCAGCACTTCCCCACTATCTCACTAGAGTTGGAGTGATCATCGTCGCTGCACGCGTGTCTACGATCCGCCACGCCGACGAAATCCTCGTTCTCGACGGCGGCGGCGTCGTCGGTAAAGGCACCCATGAGCAGCTCAGCGCTACATGTTCTGTCTACCAAGAAATCGTTCATTCACAAATAACCCAAGAGGAGGCGGAATGA